The Faecalibacter sp. LW9 genome has a segment encoding these proteins:
- the hisG gene encoding ATP phosphoribosyltransferase, translated as MSKLKIAIQKSGRLSEKSLELLKDCGIKISTSSRKLRTESSNFPIEVLFLRDDDIPQYVEQGVADIGILGENEVWEKNKDINIVRQLGFAGCKLCLAIPKDEVYTDLSYFENKKIATSYPRILGNFFQEKGMNVKIEEIGGSVEIAPSIGLANAIFDIVSTGSTLLTNGLKQVETVVESQAVLIANKNLDAKKQAIVDRLIFRIEAVKQSSENKYILLNAPNDKLDEIIALLPGMKSPTVLPLAQKGWSSIHTVIKEDTFWDIIEQLKAFGAEGILVLEIEKMIL; from the coding sequence ATGAGTAAATTAAAAATTGCCATTCAGAAAAGCGGAAGATTAAGTGAAAAATCCCTAGAATTATTAAAAGATTGTGGGATTAAAATCTCTACGAGCAGCAGAAAATTAAGAACTGAATCATCCAACTTTCCTATCGAAGTTTTATTTTTACGCGATGACGATATTCCACAATATGTAGAACAAGGTGTGGCTGATATCGGAATTTTAGGAGAAAATGAAGTTTGGGAAAAAAATAAAGATATCAACATCGTTCGTCAATTAGGTTTTGCGGGATGTAAATTATGTTTAGCCATTCCAAAAGACGAAGTGTATACCGATTTATCATACTTCGAAAACAAAAAAATTGCGACTTCTTACCCTCGTATTTTAGGCAATTTCTTTCAAGAGAAAGGAATGAATGTAAAGATTGAAGAAATTGGCGGAAGTGTAGAAATTGCTCCAAGTATTGGATTAGCCAACGCTATTTTCGATATTGTTTCTACAGGATCTACGTTATTAACAAACGGTTTAAAACAAGTGGAAACGGTTGTAGAATCTCAAGCCGTTTTAATAGCCAACAAAAATTTAGATGCTAAAAAACAAGCAATCGTTGATCGATTAATTTTCAGAATCGAAGCAGTTAAGCAATCTTCAGAAAATAAATACATCTTATTAAACGCTCCTAACGACAAATTAGACGAAATTATCGCTTTATTACCAGGAATGAAATCGCCAACAGTTTTACCATTAGCTCAAAAGGGTTGGTCATCTATTCACACCGTAATTAAAGAAGATACCTTCTGGGACATTATCGAGCAATTAAAAGCTTTCGGTGCCGAAGGAATTTTAGTATTAGAAATTGAGAAAATGATTTTATAG
- a CDS encoding alpha/beta hydrolase — protein MLYHETIGQGKTIVFLHGFMENHKIWNPFIPTLSSKFRVILIDLSGHGKSEVVREVNTIEDMADDVIEVLNHLQIKHATFVGHSMGGYVSLAIADVYPQYVDQLVLVNSTTLPDSKDKKEQRLKVIPTIHRNYPLFVKLSIPMLFSEDLKPQLTEEMNTLKAIALETSIEGVEAALKGIKERPDRTSILYDADFPILIFNGEKDTTIDVELFATVIPKKDNINIVRLNCGHVAFMEQKDQFIENLTEFLNA, from the coding sequence ATGCTCTATCACGAAACTATAGGACAAGGAAAAACCATCGTTTTCTTACACGGTTTTATGGAAAATCATAAAATATGGAATCCTTTTATTCCTACTTTATCATCAAAATTTCGGGTCATTTTAATTGATCTTTCAGGTCACGGTAAAAGTGAAGTCGTACGAGAGGTAAATACCATCGAAGATATGGCGGATGATGTGATCGAAGTTTTGAATCATCTTCAAATTAAACATGCAACTTTTGTTGGGCATTCGATGGGAGGTTATGTCAGTTTAGCCATTGCTGATGTTTATCCACAATATGTTGATCAACTCGTTCTTGTGAATTCTACAACTTTACCGGATTCTAAAGATAAAAAAGAACAACGCCTTAAAGTGATTCCAACCATTCACCGCAATTACCCGTTATTTGTCAAGCTGAGTATTCCCATGCTTTTCAGTGAAGATTTAAAACCTCAACTGACAGAAGAAATGAATACCCTAAAAGCCATTGCTTTAGAAACTTCCATCGAAGGTGTTGAAGCGGCTCTAAAAGGTATAAAAGAACGTCCTGATCGTACATCCATTTTATATGATGCTGATTTTCCGATACTGATTTTTAATGGCGAAAAAGATACCACGATTGATGTTGAACTATTCGCTACCGTAATTCCTAAAAAAGATAATATTAATATCGTACGATTAAATTGCGGACACGTCGCCTTTATGGAACAAAAAGATCAGTTTATCGAAAATTTAACTGAATTTTTAAACGCATAA
- a CDS encoding four helix bundle protein, with amino-acid sequence MGLFYDLNLWKEAHQLVLEVYKTVDKFPKSEIFALSSQMKRCAISVPANIVEGYKKQTKAHQIHFYNISDTSLEELKYYFLLSRDLNYITEEEYKILISKSEEVGRMIAGFIKHIGAK; translated from the coding sequence ATGGGCCTATTTTATGATTTAAATTTATGGAAAGAAGCGCATCAACTTGTTTTGGAAGTGTACAAAACAGTAGATAAATTTCCTAAATCAGAAATATTTGCATTATCAAGTCAAATGAAACGATGTGCAATTTCTGTTCCTGCCAACATAGTTGAGGGATATAAAAAACAAACGAAAGCTCATCAAATCCATTTCTATAACATTTCGGATACATCTTTAGAAGAGCTAAAGTATTACTTTCTACTTTCTAGAGATTTGAATTATATAACAGAAGAAGAATACAAAATATTGATTAGTAAAAGTGAGGAAGTCGGAAGAATGATTGCCGGTTTTATAAAACATATTGGTGCGAAATAA
- the hisD gene encoding histidinol dehydrogenase has protein sequence MQTYINPQLSDWSALTSRPTKEAQDLQKIVLDVFGKIQTEKDQALIDFTEQFDKVRLTSLEVSIEEIEEAKALISEDLKQAIQLAASNIEKFHAVQREEVKVIETTKGVNCWRESRGIENVGIYIPGGTAPLFSTTLMLGIPAKLAGCQNIILCTPPNKEGKIHPAILYTANLIGIEKIYKVGGIQAIGALTFGTETIQKVDKIFGPGNQYVTAAKQVAQNFGVAIDMPAGPSEVLVIADETSVPKYVAADLLSQAEHGIDSQVILLTTNEQTLNETIEEINAQLEVLPRAALAAKALENSRGIVLNSIAECVAFSNIYAPEHLIFACETAEDFIPNIVNAGSVFLGNYSCESAGDYASGTNHTLPTNGYAKNYSGVSLDSFIKKITFQKLSAEGIQNIGPAIEFMAEAEELFAHKNAVTLRLQDLK, from the coding sequence ATGCAAACCTATATAAACCCACAACTTTCAGATTGGTCAGCTTTGACTTCTCGACCAACAAAAGAAGCACAAGATTTACAAAAAATCGTTTTAGATGTTTTTGGAAAAATTCAAACAGAAAAAGATCAAGCATTAATTGACTTTACAGAACAATTTGATAAAGTTCGATTAACTTCTTTAGAAGTTTCTATTGAAGAAATTGAAGAAGCAAAGGCTTTAATTTCTGAAGATTTAAAACAAGCGATTCAATTAGCCGCTTCTAACATCGAAAAATTTCACGCGGTACAACGTGAGGAAGTAAAAGTCATTGAAACAACAAAAGGTGTTAATTGTTGGAGAGAGTCTCGCGGAATCGAAAATGTTGGAATTTATATTCCAGGAGGAACAGCTCCTTTATTTTCAACAACTTTAATGTTAGGAATTCCTGCGAAATTGGCAGGTTGCCAAAACATTATTTTATGTACACCTCCAAATAAAGAAGGGAAAATTCACCCTGCCATTTTATATACAGCGAATTTAATTGGAATCGAAAAAATCTACAAAGTTGGAGGAATCCAAGCGATTGGCGCTTTAACTTTTGGAACAGAAACAATTCAGAAAGTAGATAAAATTTTCGGACCAGGAAATCAATATGTAACGGCTGCAAAACAAGTGGCTCAAAATTTTGGAGTAGCGATTGATATGCCTGCTGGTCCAAGTGAAGTTCTAGTGATTGCAGACGAAACTTCGGTTCCAAAATATGTTGCTGCCGATTTATTATCACAAGCTGAACACGGAATCGATTCTCAGGTGATTTTATTAACGACGAACGAGCAAACATTAAACGAAACAATTGAGGAAATCAATGCACAATTAGAAGTTTTACCTCGTGCAGCATTGGCGGCTAAAGCATTAGAAAATTCAAGAGGAATTGTTTTAAATTCTATAGCAGAATGTGTGGCTTTCTCGAATATCTATGCGCCGGAACACTTAATTTTCGCTTGCGAAACAGCTGAAGATTTTATTCCAAATATAGTCAACGCTGGTTCTGTTTTCTTAGGAAACTATTCGTGTGAATCAGCAGGAGATTACGCTTCTGGAACCAATCACACACTCCCAACAAATGGGTATGCGAAGAATTATTCGGGTGTTTCTTTAGACAGTTTCATCAAGAAAATTACATTCCAAAAATTATCCGCAGAAGGTATTCAAAATATCGGTCCTGCGATCGAATTTATGGCAGAAGCGGAAGAATTATTTGCGCACAAAAATGCAGTGACTTTACGACTACAAGACTTGAAATAA
- the hisC gene encoding histidinol-phosphate transaminase: protein MFNINNIIRPNVKVMKAYSSARDEFQDINDDFVFLDANENPFNNGLNRYPDPLQRNVKSILSEIKNFPANQIVLGNGSDEVLDLIFRAFCEPNQDNVIAISPSYGMYGVLANLNAVEYRKSLLNESDFQPNIEDIFSKVDENTKMIFLCSPNNPTGEIIKRDSILEIVNRFKGLVIIDEAYIDFATEPSWIEEINNYPNVIVTQTLSKAVGLAGIRLGILYASQEIVEVLNKIKPPYNINQLTQLKAIEILSDYNKVVAATNTIIQQKEVLENALTEISFVEKIYPSDANFILIKVDNANERYDQLVEKGIVIRNRNNDDLCKNCLRITVGTEEENVKLINVLKGLS from the coding sequence ATGTTCAACATAAACAACATCATTCGTCCTAACGTAAAAGTAATGAAAGCGTATTCATCTGCTCGTGACGAATTTCAAGATATCAATGACGATTTCGTTTTCTTAGATGCGAACGAAAATCCGTTTAACAATGGATTAAATCGTTATCCAGATCCTTTACAACGTAATGTAAAATCGATTTTAAGCGAGATTAAAAACTTTCCTGCCAATCAGATTGTTTTAGGAAATGGAAGTGACGAAGTTTTAGATTTAATCTTCCGCGCTTTTTGCGAACCAAATCAAGATAATGTAATCGCGATTTCCCCTTCTTACGGAATGTATGGTGTTTTGGCAAATTTAAATGCGGTTGAGTATCGTAAATCATTATTAAACGAATCAGATTTCCAACCAAATATCGAAGACATTTTTTCGAAAGTGGATGAAAACACGAAGATGATTTTCTTGTGTTCGCCTAACAATCCAACAGGAGAAATTATCAAAAGAGATTCTATTTTAGAAATTGTAAATCGTTTCAAAGGTTTAGTCATTATCGATGAAGCCTATATTGATTTTGCAACTGAGCCATCTTGGATCGAAGAAATTAACAATTATCCCAATGTAATCGTTACCCAGACTTTATCTAAAGCTGTTGGTTTAGCCGGAATTCGTTTAGGAATTTTATATGCTTCTCAGGAAATTGTAGAGGTCTTAAATAAGATTAAGCCACCTTATAATATCAATCAATTAACGCAATTAAAAGCGATTGAAATTTTAAGCGATTACAATAAAGTGGTAGCTGCAACAAACACTATTATCCAACAAAAAGAAGTGTTAGAAAATGCCTTAACTGAAATTTCTTTTGTAGAGAAAATCTATCCAAGTGATGCGAACTTTATTTTAATTAAAGTGGATAATGCAAACGAGCGTTACGACCAATTAGTTGAAAAAGGAATCGTCATTCGTAACCGTAACAATGATGATTTATGCAAGAACTGTCTGAGAATTACTGTTGGAACGGAAGAAGAGAATGTGAAGTTGATCAATGTGCTTAAGGGGTTAAGTTAG
- the hflX gene encoding GTPase HflX, protein MLEKKEANYEKVILVGLITREQSEEKLTEYMDELEFLAYTAGATVGERFTQKTDRPDSKFFVGSGKLDEIAAFVEEYDIDTVIFDDELTPSQLKNIEKVVNRKIIDRTQLILDIFAQRAQTSYARTQVELAQYQYLLPRLTRMWTHLERQRGGIGMRGPGETEIETDRRIIRDRITLLKEKLKGIDKQMATQRKNRGQLVRVALVGYTNVGKSTLMNVLSKSEVFAENKLFATLDTTVRKVVIGNLPFLLTDTVGFIRKLPTQLVESFKSTLDEVREADLLVHVVDISHASFEDHVNSVNQILTEIESKEKPTVMVFNKIDNFSYVKKDEDDLTEKTFENYSLEDWKRTWMAKTDHPTLFISATEKDNLEELRKTIYEEVKNIHTKRFPYNNFLFQYYDEEGEEEMEE, encoded by the coding sequence ATGTTAGAAAAGAAAGAAGCAAATTACGAAAAGGTCATTTTAGTCGGATTAATCACGCGTGAACAATCGGAAGAGAAACTGACTGAATATATGGATGAATTGGAGTTCTTAGCTTATACAGCAGGAGCGACAGTTGGAGAACGTTTTACACAAAAAACGGATCGTCCCGATTCAAAATTCTTTGTGGGAAGCGGAAAATTAGATGAAATTGCAGCATTTGTCGAAGAATATGATATAGATACTGTAATTTTTGATGATGAATTAACACCTTCTCAGTTAAAAAATATTGAGAAAGTGGTGAATCGTAAAATCATCGACCGTACACAATTAATTTTAGATATTTTCGCGCAGAGAGCGCAAACGTCATATGCTCGTACGCAAGTCGAGTTGGCACAATACCAATATTTATTGCCTCGATTAACACGTATGTGGACGCACTTAGAGCGTCAACGAGGGGGAATTGGTATGCGTGGTCCTGGGGAAACGGAGATCGAAACGGATAGACGGATTATTCGAGACCGAATCACTTTATTAAAAGAGAAATTAAAAGGAATCGATAAACAAATGGCGACGCAACGTAAGAATCGTGGTCAATTGGTGCGTGTGGCTTTAGTAGGATATACGAATGTTGGAAAATCAACTTTGATGAATGTCTTATCGAAATCTGAAGTATTTGCAGAGAATAAATTATTCGCGACGCTAGATACAACGGTACGTAAAGTAGTAATCGGAAACTTACCTTTCTTATTAACGGATACCGTTGGATTTATCCGTAAGCTACCAACCCAATTGGTTGAGTCATTTAAATCGACTTTAGATGAGGTTCGTGAAGCGGATTTATTGGTTCATGTAGTGGATATTTCGCACGCGAGTTTCGAAGATCATGTTAATTCGGTTAATCAAATTTTAACAGAAATTGAATCGAAGGAAAAACCAACCGTAATGGTTTTTAATAAGATTGACAATTTCTCGTATGTGAAAAAAGACGAAGACGATTTAACAGAGAAAACATTCGAAAACTATTCGTTAGAAGATTGGAAGCGTACGTGGATGGCGAAAACGGATCATCCTACATTATTTATTTCAGCGACTGAGAAAGATAATTTAGAAGAGTTACGTAAAACGATTTATGAAGAAGTAAAAAACATTCATACCAAGCGTTTTCCTTATAATAACTTCTTGTTCCAATATTATGACGAGGAAGGAGAAGAAGAAATGGAAGAATAA
- the hisH gene encoding imidazole glycerol phosphate synthase subunit HisH encodes MIAIVKYNAGNVKSVYNAVTRLGYEAVITDGFETLKNADKVIFPGVGEASSAMTYLKEKGLDEVIKNLKQPTLGICLGQQLMCAYSEEGNTDCLGIFPIQVKLFSSTEIVPHMGWNTIYDLKTSLYNGIEENSDIYYVHSFYCELSEYTIAKTNYILEYSASLNKDNFYATQFHPEKSAGIGEEILKNFLSL; translated from the coding sequence ATGATAGCAATAGTAAAATATAACGCAGGAAATGTAAAATCGGTTTACAATGCGGTAACTCGTTTGGGTTACGAAGCGGTAATTACAGACGGTTTTGAAACCTTGAAAAATGCGGATAAAGTGATTTTTCCTGGTGTGGGAGAAGCGAGTTCTGCAATGACTTATTTAAAAGAAAAAGGATTAGATGAAGTCATTAAAAACTTAAAACAACCCACTTTAGGAATTTGTTTAGGTCAGCAATTGATGTGTGCTTATTCGGAAGAAGGAAACACGGATTGTTTAGGAATCTTCCCTATTCAAGTGAAATTATTTTCATCAACGGAAATCGTTCCCCATATGGGATGGAATACCATTTACGATTTAAAAACATCTTTATATAACGGAATCGAAGAAAACTCGGACATTTATTATGTACACAGTTTTTATTGCGAACTTTCAGAATATACCATTGCGAAAACCAACTATATTTTAGAATATTCCGCTTCTTTAAATAAAGATAATTTTTACGCGACTCAATTTCACCCAGAGAAATCAGCTGGAATTGGGGAAGAAATATTGAAGAACTTTCTGTCTTTATAG
- a CDS encoding T9SS type A sorting domain-containing protein: MKKTLLSILSVALFSIVGNAQSQNTIISFEENEGYTLGNLLGQNDWSAYGYIIDDYANVINHSASVGIQAVEVESNEDFQGNWGGLIYNLTQSNQFIVSADVKLSGDYGSDYDLLSLYSFMNGEYEYISGFYFVYDGETSFGSESNATSPFYWEPDTWYNLKSDINFTTREIKLYVNNSLVNTLQIPTGIHSIDETNFEFDNYGTGFILDNLQVSDLSNLGVADNSSFNFAVFPNPTTDFININTSEKIQTVEILDYIGQYITTNQGAKQINVQHLNKGIYLLKVTTDKGTKTEKFIKN; the protein is encoded by the coding sequence ATGAAAAAAACTTTACTATCGATTTTATCTGTCGCATTATTTTCAATTGTTGGTAATGCTCAATCTCAAAACACGATAATCTCTTTTGAAGAAAATGAAGGCTATACATTAGGAAATCTGTTGGGTCAAAACGATTGGAGTGCCTATGGATACATTATCGATGATTATGCGAATGTGATCAATCATAGTGCATCAGTGGGAATTCAAGCGGTAGAAGTAGAATCGAATGAAGATTTCCAAGGAAATTGGGGTGGATTAATCTATAATTTAACACAATCCAATCAATTCATTGTTTCTGCAGATGTGAAATTATCGGGAGATTATGGTTCAGATTACGATTTATTGTCATTGTATTCATTTATGAACGGTGAATACGAGTATATCAGTGGATTCTATTTTGTATACGATGGAGAAACATCCTTTGGAAGCGAATCAAACGCAACCTCACCATTCTATTGGGAACCGGATACTTGGTACAATTTAAAATCAGACATCAACTTTACGACTCGGGAAATAAAATTGTACGTGAATAATTCTTTAGTCAATACCCTTCAAATTCCTACAGGCATCCATTCAATTGACGAAACGAATTTTGAATTTGATAATTATGGAACAGGATTTATTTTAGATAACCTTCAAGTTTCTGATTTATCCAACTTAGGAGTAGCAGATAATTCTTCATTCAACTTTGCCGTTTTCCCTAATCCAACAACAGACTTTATAAATATAAATACATCTGAGAAGATTCAAACTGTAGAAATTTTAGATTATATTGGGCAATATATAACAACAAACCAAGGTGCAAAACAAATCAATGTTCAGCATTTAAATAAAGGAATTTATTTATTAAAAGTAACTACGGATAAGGGTACGAAAACAGAGAAATTCATTAAAAATTAA
- the hisB gene encoding bifunctional histidinol-phosphatase/imidazoleglycerol-phosphate dehydratase HisB has product MKKVLFIDRDGTLILEPEDYQVDSFSKLEFYPEAFTYLGKIAKELDYELAMVTNQDGLGTPANPEELFWPIQNFVVKAFENEGVKFEDIYIDKTFAHENAPTRKPGTALLTKYINNPEYDLVNSFVIGDRITDVKLAQNLGAKGIFIANDEALGADEIKDNEGLNDAIALKTISWKEIYEFLKLQNRTASIVRNTNETKIKIDLNLDGTGKSDISTGLHFFDHMLDQIARHGQMDLVIKVDGDLEVDEHHTIEDTAIALGEVFAQALGNKLGIERYGFTLPMDDCLAQAAIDFGGRNWLVWEADFKREMIGQMPTEMFYHFFKSFTDGAKANLNIKAEGTNEHHKIEAIFKAFAKAIKVAVKRDPEKMILPSTKGML; this is encoded by the coding sequence ATGAAAAAAGTGTTATTCATAGACCGCGACGGAACCCTAATTCTAGAACCTGAAGACTACCAAGTAGACAGCTTTTCTAAATTAGAATTCTATCCAGAAGCATTTACTTATTTAGGTAAAATTGCAAAAGAATTGGATTACGAATTAGCAATGGTAACCAACCAAGATGGTTTAGGAACACCGGCTAATCCAGAAGAATTATTCTGGCCGATTCAAAATTTCGTGGTAAAAGCATTCGAGAATGAAGGGGTAAAATTTGAAGATATCTACATCGATAAAACATTTGCTCACGAAAATGCACCAACTCGTAAACCGGGAACCGCTTTATTGACTAAATACATCAATAATCCGGAATACGATTTAGTCAATTCTTTTGTGATTGGTGATCGTATAACCGATGTGAAATTAGCACAGAATTTAGGGGCAAAAGGAATTTTTATTGCGAATGATGAAGCTTTAGGAGCAGACGAAATCAAAGACAACGAAGGATTAAATGATGCAATTGCATTAAAAACAATATCGTGGAAAGAGATTTACGAGTTCTTAAAATTACAAAATCGTACGGCTTCAATTGTTCGTAACACGAATGAAACGAAGATTAAAATCGATTTAAATTTAGATGGAACAGGAAAATCAGATATTTCAACTGGTTTACATTTTTTCGATCATATGTTAGATCAAATTGCGCGTCACGGGCAAATGGATTTAGTGATTAAAGTGGATGGAGATTTAGAAGTTGACGAACACCACACGATTGAAGATACAGCCATTGCTTTAGGTGAAGTTTTTGCTCAAGCTTTAGGAAATAAATTAGGAATCGAACGTTACGGTTTCACGTTACCGATGGACGATTGTCTAGCACAAGCAGCAATTGATTTTGGTGGAAGAAACTGGTTAGTTTGGGAAGCAGATTTTAAACGTGAAATGATTGGTCAAATGCCAACAGAAATGTTCTATCACTTCTTTAAATCATTTACAGACGGAGCAAAAGCGAACTTAAACATCAAAGCGGAAGGGACAAACGAACACCACAAAATCGAAGCAATTTTTAAAGCGTTTGCGAAAGCGATTAAAGTTGCGGTAAAACGCGATCCGGAAAAAATGATTTTACCATCGACGAAAGGAATGCTGTAA